Proteins from one Rosa chinensis cultivar Old Blush chromosome 7, RchiOBHm-V2, whole genome shotgun sequence genomic window:
- the LOC112178323 gene encoding pentatricopeptide repeat-containing protein At5g65560 has translation MKLLDDLVNKTTDKEMQKVFRNWHPTHLKKEAAKMFYALIADGNATLVRELCEQNSETGIYPTVMLHTFVIEDYLKAGKTKGALEAYRGMLASGVAPNSYTYRVLIKGLAADPHFVEDAKKCLLEMMDKGMRPNAATYTAVIEGFARQEDKEAEEEGKQLVEVMVGKGFEPNVKAMMEVLKGRPKGIIRRVISIVLSKLKG, from the coding sequence ATGAAGTTGCTTGATGATCTCGTCAACAAGACCACTGACAAGGAGATGCAAAAAGTCTTCCGCAATTGGCACCCCACCCACCTCAAGAAAGAGGCAGCGAAGATGTTTTATGCTTTGATAGCGGATGGCAATGCAACCCTGGTCAGGGAGCTCTGCGAGCAAAATTCTGAGACGGGTATATATCCCACTGTCATGCTTCACACTTTTGTTATTGAAGACTACCTCAAAGCAGGCAAGACTAAGGGTGCTCTGGAGGCGTACAGGGGCATGCTAGCTTCTGGGGTTGCCCCAAACTCCTACACTTACCGAGTTTTAATCAAGGGACTCGCTGCTGACCCCCACTTTGTTGAAGATGCCAAGAAGTGCTTGCTTGAGATGATGGACAAGGGAATGAGGCCCAATGCTGCTACCTACACTGCAGTCATAGAAGGGTTTGCAAGGCAAGAGGACAAGGAAGCCGAGGAGGAGGGTAAACAGTTGGTGGAGGTCATGGTGGGTAAGGGGTTTGAGCCAAATGTAAAGGCTATGATGGAGGTTTTAAAGGGAAGACCAAAAGGTATTATAAGAAGGGTCATCAGCATTGTTCTTTCCAAGTTGAAGGGCTGA
- the LOC112178324 gene encoding protein Rf1, mitochondrial has translation MMTLTNMLFKYSILWQTTTSSTKPKSSLSLTIVIGEYAFAGEIKAALKVYQRMLATGVSPTSHTYTLLIMALVTDSSDVNYVGLAKKYFMEMLDKGLKPHDVSYISVFDAIARRESVEKAREFIEQIKAKGLSLESIVFNFDEAHLTEAMKTMKLLYDLINNTTDNDIQKLLRKWCTSGHGFQKKSMKIYKALVKYGNADEAMEVLMLFIKGIKPAALIHTCVIETYVNAGKIKGALEAYKDMLAAGVAPNSYTYTVLIKGLTADPNFFGDAKKFCLR, from the coding sequence ATGATGACCTTAACGAATATGctattcaaatattcaattctATGGCAAACGACGACCTCCTCGACGAAGCCAAAGAGCTCTTTAAGCCTCACCATTGTCATCGGGGAATATGCCTTTGCTGGCGAGATCAAGGCTGCTCTCAAGGTCTACCAGCGCATGTTAGCCACCGGTGTCTCCCCCACCTCCCACACTTACACTCTACTCATCATGGCTCTTGTAACAGACTCTTCCGATGTCAATTATGTTGGCCTTGCCAAGAAGTATTTTATGGAAATGTTGGATAAGGGATTGAAGCCCCATGATGTGTCCTATATCTCTGTCTTTGATGCCATTGCCCGCCGGGAGTCGGTGGAGAAGGCCAGGGAGTTCATTGAGCAGATAAAAGCAAAGGGGCTCAGCCTTGAGTCCATTGTTTTCAACTTTGACGAAGCCCACCTCACAGAGGCGATGAAGACAATGAAGTTGCTCTATGATCTCATAAACAACACGACTGACAATGATATACAAAAGCTCCTCCGCAAGTGGTGCACCAGTGGACATGGCTTCCAGAAAAAGTCAATGAAGATCTACAAGGCTCTGGTAAAGTATGGCAATGCAGACGAGGCCATGGAGGTTCTTATGTTGTTCATTAAGGGCATAAAACCGGCCGCCCTAATCCATACCTGCGTTATTGAGACCTACGTCAATGCTGGCAAGATCAAGGGTGCTCTTGAGGCTTACAAGGACATGTTAGCTGCTGGGGTTGCCCCAAACTCCTACACTTACACAGTTTTAATCAAAGGACTCACTGCTGACCCCAACTTCTTTGGAGATGCCAAGAAGTTTTGCTTGAGATGA
- the LOC112178326 gene encoding nicotinate phosphoribosyltransferase 2, which translates to MVLAGPTNPMVTPLLTDLYQFTMAYAYWKAGKHKERAVFDLYFRKNPFGGEYTVFAGLEECIKFIANFKLADDEIDFVRQSLSTSCELEEGFYKYLSGVDCSEVEVYAIQEGSVVFPKVPLVRVEGPIAVVQLLETPFLNLINYASLVATNAARHRYVAGESKMLLEFGLRRAQGPDGGIGASRYCYMGGFHATSNVAAGKIFGIPLRGTHSHAFVSSFMSPDEIIDKSLRHSSDKRSTCEDFVSLVQTWLRKIQSWSNSLNGTFGGETNHSELAAFTSYALAFPDNFLALVDTYDVMRSGIPNFCAVALALNDLGYKAAGIRLDSGDLAYLSSEARKIFLIVEKEFGVPGFGKTVITASNDLNEETLDALNKQRHEVDAFGIGTHVVTCYAQAALGCVFKLVEINNQPRIKLSEDVTKVSIPCKKRSYRLFGKEGYPLVDIMTGENEPPPKVGERILCRHPFNESKRAYVVPQRVEELMKCFWHGPGGVREDLPPLKDIRERCISQLGKMRPDHMRRLNPTPYKVSVSAKLYDFIHFLWLNEAPVGELQ; encoded by the coding sequence ATGGTCCTCGCCGGCCccaccaatccaatggtcaCGCCTCTCCTCACCGATCTCTACCAGTTCACCATGGCCTACGCTTACTGGAAAGCCGGCAAGCACAAGGAACGAGCCGTGTTTGATTTGTATTTCCGCAAGAATCCATTCGGCGGCGAATACACAGTGTTTGCTGGATTAGAGGAATGCATCAAATTCATTGCTAATTTCAAACTGGCCGACGACGAAATCGATTTCGTCCGCCAATCCTTGTCTACTTCATGTGAGCTAGAGGAAGGATTCTATAAGTATCTGAGTGGAGTTGACTGTTCCGAAGTTGAAGTCTATGCTATCCAAGAAGGATCAGTCGTTTTTCCAAAGGTTCCTCTCGTTAGAGTTGAAGGACCAATCGCTGTGGTTCAGTTACTCGAAACTCCATTCTTGAATCTCATTAATTATGCGTCATTAGTTGCTACAAATGCCGCAAGGCATCGTTACGTTGCTGGAGAATCTAAAATGCTACTTGAGTTTGGGCTTCGACGAGCTCAGGGACCTGATGGTGGAATAGGGGCATCTAGGTACTGCTACATGGGAGGATTTCATGCAACAAGTAATGTTGCCGCTGGAAAGATATTTGGGATCCCGCTTCGCGGAACACATTCGCATGCTTTTGTCAGCTCATTCATGAGCCCAGACGAGATTATAGATAAATCACTTCGTCATAGCAGTGATAAGCGCAGTACTTGTGAGGATTTTGTTAGCCTGGTTCAGACTTGGTTGCGCAAAATTCAGTCGTGGTCAAATTCATTAAATGGTACTTTTGGTGGTGAGACCAATCATAGTGAGCTTGCAGCATTCACATCGTATGCCCTGGCATTCCCTGATAACTTTCTAGCTCTTGTAGACACATATGATGTTATGAGGAGTGGAATTCCCAACTTTTGTGCGGTTGCTTTAGCACTCAATGATCTAGGGTACAAAGCAGCTGGCATTAGGTTGGATTCAGGTGATCTAGCATATCTCTCCTCTGAGGCTCGAAAGATTTTTCTCATCGTTGAGAAAGAATTTGGAGTACCTGGATTTGGAAAGACGGTTATCACAGCTAGTAATGATCTAAATGAGGAAACTTTGGATGCTTTAAACAAACAGCGCCATGAGGTTGATGCATTTGGAATTGGGACCCATGTAGTTACTTGTTATGCTCAAGCTGCTCTGGGTTGTGTTTTCAAGCTTGTTGAGATAAATAATCAGCCTCGCATCAAACTTTCTGAAGATGTCACAAAGGTCTCCATCCCTTGTAAAAAACGATCGTACAGATTGTTTGGGAAAGAAGGTTATCCCCTGGTAGACATAATGACCGGAGAAAATGAACCACCTCCAAAGGTTGGAGAACGGATCCTGTGTCGTCACCCCTTTAATGAATCGAAGAGAGCATATGTAGTGCCGCAGCGTGTTGAGGAACTTATGAAATGCTTTTGGCATGGCCCAGGTGGAGTGAGAGAAGATCTGCCACCATTAAAGGACATCAGGGAGCGCTGCATCAGCCAACTCGGGAAAATGCGCCCCGACCACATGAGGAGACTAAACCCCACTCCGTATAAGGTTAGTGTAAGTGCAAAACTGTATGACTTCATTCACTTCCTATGGCTCAATGAGGCACCTGTCGGGGAGTTGCAGTGA
- the LOC112178322 gene encoding pentatricopeptide repeat-containing protein At4g38150 translates to MAESKVKSNSCADDLEKRVMKVFKEATKDCEDKEVKEIFDMIRNYDDLNKYAISVFNSMANDKFIEVARELFKPRSESESESAAILPDVAIYTVVIWACISAGKIMAAHKVYHHMIANGVAPTSCTYIILINTLATNSSSDVNFIGYAKKYFLEMLDKGMMPISSSYMAVFKAIARQEPVEKAREFLEQIQTKGFSPKLDVPHFDVAYMEEAMNALKMSYEGFQGSHQRL, encoded by the coding sequence ATGGCGGAGTCTAAAGTCAAGTCCAATTCCTGTGCGGATGACCTCGAGAAACGTGTAATGAAGGTTTTCAAGGAGGCCACCAAAGACTGTGAGGACAAGGAAGTGAAAGAAATATTTGACATGATTAGGAACTATGACGACCTTAACAAGTATGCAATTTCGGTGTTCAATTCCATGGCAAATGACAAGTTTATTGAGGTAGCTAGAGAGCTCTTTAAGCCTCGCTCTGAGTCTGAGTCTGAGTCGGCTGCCATACTGCCTGATGTGGCCATCTACACCGTTGTCATTTGGGCCTGCATCTCTGCCGGCAAGATCATGGCTGCTCACAAGGTCTACCACCACATGATAGCCAACGGTGTCGCCCCCACCTCCTGCACTTACATTATTCTCATCAACACACTTGCAACCAACTCATCTTCTGATGTCAATTTTATTGGGTATGCCAAGAAGTATTTTTTGGAAATGTTGGATAAGGGGATGATGCCTATCTCATCCTCCTACATGGCCGTCTTCAAAGCCATTGCTCGCCAGGAGCCAGTGGAGAAGGCCAGGGAGTTCCTTGAGCAGATACAAACAAAGGGGTTCAGCCCTAAGTTGGATGTTCCTCACTTTGATGTGGCCTACATGGAAGAAGCAATGAATGCGTTGAAGATGTCTTATGAAGGTTTTCAAGGAAGCCACCAAAGACTGTGA
- the LOC112178325 gene encoding uncharacterized protein LOC112178325 yields the protein MKVLAWNCRGLNNSASLQALKLLIQQQKPSIIFLSETKVDDWNYLNDLRLQIGYLNCEAVFSEGQSGGVALFWGDELDNRFRSKSRNHVDVEVRETDGSGIAWRLTGLYGHPSTADRYRTWDLLRSLSAECALPWVVVGDMNELLHAYEKERGAVRREGQMQPFRDCLSECDLYDLGFQGQPFTWSGPGMRSRLDRAVATATWMDVFTAARVVHLPPVHGDHIPILLGVHRGNLPTVERRQFQFRFESFWTLHVDCQDVVRQGWEMTAEGLPMLQVKKKLMQTRFSLNQWQRVTFRARSREFGYIRDRLQILYLPMTQDSMKGMEEVVLRYFTRLFKANDINYIHMQSVVELVQPKVTAEMNADLCAPYSAAEIKTALFQMYPTKAPGPDGMPPLFFQKYWEIVGSDVVSAVQLFLHTGQFLGEINYTHICLIPKVKDPVSVSDLRPIALCNVLYKICSKVIANRLKKILSHIISPFQSAFIPGRLITDNTLVANEVSHFIHNCYSSSEGVFSLKLDMSKAYDRMEWSFLEAVLYRLGFDENWIGVIMKCVTTVRYSFLINGQPRGYLTPTRGLRQGDPLSPYLFLLCAEVFSALLARKVTHGELQGIKICEGAPIIHHLLFADDSLLFGKATLSEYQHIQSVLNAYELASGQQINFAKSSIVFSKRVPEADKLSLASFLGVAIEVKHEKYLGLPTYLGRNWTETFAYIKERLSKKLAGWQGKLLSGAGKDLLVRVVAQALPSYAMSCFLLPNNFCDDLHQMCAKFWWGSKPNERKIHWMSWERLCRSKEEGGMGFRDLHAHNLALLAKQGWRLIRYPGSLVSRLFKARYFPHSSFLNATTPTHASACWRGIFAAKSVLQAGLRWQVGNGTSIRIWDDPWIPRPNLFRPIRYGPSPLVLVSDLMVDGHWNKELISENFHADEALLICSIPLSRSIVPDRLIWHFDMNGLFTTKSAYKIAFASLHLVLISGSSSNSNPSHWKFIWAAPIPGKVKVHVWKVCASILPTASQLRSRRVPVEDGCLFCNSEEETLSHVSRECCFTRDVIGLAPDLLLVLHTPPSSLLDWLALCYTLVTPRAFAFLLMLLWGVWKERNQRLWVGKGRTVQQVFCHTTSILHSYVVARHSVTPRLGRQVKPWSITPAGWLKVNIDGAFDQGTRRGGLGIVVRDADSTVVAGACGQCSDVLQPLVVEALASRLACKLVEENSLAPVIF from the exons ATGAAGGTTCTGGCTTGGAACTGCCGTGGTCTTAATAACTCTGCGTCGCTTCAGGCGCTGAAGCTGTTGATCCAACAACAGAAACCCTCGATCATTTTTCTTTCGGAGACGAAGGTGGATGATTGGAACTATCTGAACGATCTGCGACTGCAGATTGGATATCTTAACTGTGAAGCAGTCTTCAGTGAAGGGCAGAGCGGAGGTGTGGCTCTGTTTTGGGGAGATGAACTGGATAACAGGTTCCGTTCTAAGAGTCGAAACCATGTTGATGTTGAGGTGCGTGAGACGGATGGTTCCGGCATTGCCTGGCGGTTAACTGGGCTATACGGTCACCCTTCTACTGCTGATCGTTACCGAACGTGGGATTTGCTTCGTTCTTTAAGCGCTGAGTGTGCACTACCTTGGGTGGTGGTGGGAGATATGAATGAGCTCCTTCATGCCTATGAGAAAGAAAGGGGGGCAGTGCGTAGGGAAGGCCAAATGCAGCCCTTCCGGGATTGCTTGTCGGAGTGTGATCTCTATGATTTAGGATTTCAAGGGCAGCCATTCACATGGAGTGGTCCAGGTATGCGCAGCCGTCTAGATAGAGCTGTAGCCACTGCAACATGGATGGATGTGTTCACCGCAGCCAGGGTTGTGCATTTGCCTCCAGTTCATGGTGACCACATTCCAATTTTGTTAGGTGTTCATCGTGGTAATCTCCCCACTGTGGAACGTCGTCAATTCCAGTTTCGGTTTGAGAGTTTCTGGACTTTGCATGTTGATTGTCAGGACGTGGTGCGTCAGGGTTGGGAGATGACAGCAGAAGGTTTGCCTATGCTTCAAGTCAAGAAGAAGCTAATGCAAACTCGTTTCTCTCTAAATCAGTGGCAGCGTGTCACATTTAGGGCAAGGAGTCGTGAGTTTGGGTACATAAGGGACAGATTGCAGATCCTTTATCTGCCTATGACTCAG GATTCTATGAAAGGAATGGAAGAGGTTGTCTTGCGTTACTTCACTAGACTGTTTAAGGCAAATGATATTAACTATATTCATATGCAGAGTGTGGTTGAATTGGTGCAACCAAAGGTGACTGCGGAGATGAATGCTGATTTGTGTGCTCCATACTCGGCAGCTGAGATAAAAACTGCTCTCTTTCAGATGTATCCTACGAAGGCCCCTGGTCCTGATGGGATGCcacctttattttttcaaaaatattgggAGATTGTGGGAAGTGATGTAGTGTCTGCTGTTCAACTCTTTTTGCATACTGGTCAATTTCTTGGTGAGATTAACTATACACATATTTGTTTAATTCCAAAGGTAAAGGATCCTGTTTCGGTATCGGATTTGAGGCCTATAGCTTTGTGCAATGTGTTGTACAAAATATGTTCTAAAGTGATTGCTAACAGGCTTAAGAAAATTTTGTCGCATATTATCTCTCCATTTCAGAGCGCTTTTATTCCAGGCAGGTTGATTACAGACAATACTCTGGTGGCAAATGAGGTGTCTCATTTTATCCATAACTGTTACTCTAGCTCAGAGGGTGTTTTTTCTTTGAAGTTGGATATGAGCAAAGCATATGATCGGATGGAATGGAGTTTTCTAGAAGCGGTGCTGTACAGATTAGGCTTTGATGAGAATTGGATTGGAGTTATCATGAAATGTGTCACTACTGTGAGGTACTCTTTTTTGATTAATGGCCAACCAAGAGGTTATCTAACTCCTACCAGAGGACTCCGGCAAGGGGACCCCTTGTCACCATATTTATTTTTACTATGTGCTGAGGTTTTCTCTGCTCTACTGGCACGTAAAGTTACTCATGGTGAGCTACAGGGGATCAAAATTTGTGAGGGTGCTCCGATAATTCACCATCTTCTCTTTGCTGATGATAGTCTTCTTTTTGGGAAGGCCACTCTAAGTGAATATCAGCATATACAATCTGTTTTGAATGCTTATGAGTTGGCATCTGGTCAACAGATTAACTTTGCTAAGAGTAGCATTGTGTTCAGCAAGAGAGTTCCTGAGGCTGATAAGCTTTCTTTGGCAAGTTTTTTGGGTGTGGCCATTGAAGTCAAGCATGAGAAATATCTGGGACTTCCTACTTACTTGGGGAGGAATTGGACTGAAACTTTTGCTTATATAAAAGAACGCTTGAGTAAGAAACTAGCTGGTTGGCAAGGTAAGCTCTTGAGTGGAGCTGGCAAAGATTTGTTGGTTAGGGTGGTAGCGCAAGCTCTACCATCCTATGCTATGAGTTGTTTTTTACTTCCAAATAATTTTTGTGATGATCTACATCAAATGTGCGCTAAGTTTTGGTGGGGCAGCAAACctaatgaaagaaaaattcattggaTGTCATGGGAGCGTCTTTGTCGCTCCAAAGAGGAGGGTGGAATGGGTTTCAGAGATTTGCATGCTCATAATTTAGCCTTGCTTGCCAAGCAAGGATGGAGACTGATTCGGTATCCGGGTTCTTTGGTGAGTCGGTTATTTAAAGCTCGTTATTTTCCACACTCTTCTTTTTTAAATGCTACTACACCTACTCATGCTTCTGCTTGCTGGAGAGGAATATTTGCTGCTAAATCAGTGTTACAAGCGGGTCTTAGATGGCAGGTTGGAAACGGTACTTCCATTCGGATTTGGGATGATCCTTGGATTCCAAGGCCGAATTTGTTTCGTCCAATAAGGTATGGTCCCTCTCCTCTGGTGTTAGTTAGCGATCTGATGGTGGATGGTCATTGGAACAAAGAGcttatttctgaaaattttcatgcGGATGAAGCTTTACTAATTTGCTCCATTCCGCTTAGTAGAAGCATTGTTCCGGATAGACTAATTTGGcattttgatatgaatggtctGTTTACTACAAAGAGTGCATATAAAATTGCCTTTGCTTCACTACATCTGGTGCTCATTAGTGGCTCTTCCTCTAATTCCAATCCGAGTCATTGGAAGTTTATTTGGGCAGCTCCTATCCCTGGAAAGGTTAAGGTACATGTTTGGAAAGTTTGTGCTTCTATACTCCCAACTGCTTCTCAACTCAGAAGTAGAAGAGTCCCAGTTGAGGATGGTTGTTTGTTCTGTAACTCGGAAGAGGAGACCCTATCTCATGTTAGTAGGGAGTGTTGTTTTACGCGTGATGTCATTGGGTTGGCACCAGATTTGCTTCTGGTTTTGCATACTCCACCTAGCTCTTTGCTAGATTGGCTTGCTCTATGTTATACTCTAGTCACACCTCGTGCTTTTGCTTTTTTGCTGATGTTGTTATGGGGAGTGTGGAAAGAGAGAAACCAACGACTTTGGGTTGGGAAGGGAAGGACTGTGCAGCAGGTCTTTTGTCATACTACTTCTATATTGCATTCATATGTGGTAGCCAGACATAGTGTGACACCTAGATTGGGGAGGCAGGTTAAGCCGTGGAGTATTACTCCTGCAGGTTGGCTTAAGGTGAATATCGATGGTGCCTTTGATCAAGGCACACGTCGGGGAGGGTTAGGGATAGTAGTACGAGATGCAGATAGCACAGTGGTGGCAGGTGCTTGCGGTCAGTGTTCTGATGTGTTGCAGCCACTAGTGGTGGAGGCCTTGGCAAGCAGATTAGCTTGCAAGCTAGTGGAGGAAAATTCTCTAGCTCCAGTTATTTTTTAA